One genomic segment of Catalinimonas alkaloidigena includes these proteins:
- a CDS encoding phytanoyl-CoA dioxygenase family protein, translating to MEKLSPAQIKENFDRDGFVFLPGFLSTKEMAELNSKLELFIKEKVPALAAQHAFYEDKSDSSTLKQLFELHTYDTFFKALLYQRKLKKLAEDILGEEVIAQNLEYFNKPARIGKPTPPHQDNYYFMLSPPSAITMWLALEDVDETNGCVRYVRGSHLQGMRPHVKTEVFGFSQGIINYGREEDIKNELAFPASPGDLLIHHAMTVHRADANTHHSRSRKALGLVYWGKCVAKENMEIKEAYKRIVADEIKANAIEKSSI from the coding sequence ATGGAAAAGCTCAGTCCAGCACAGATCAAAGAGAATTTTGACAGAGACGGTTTTGTCTTTCTTCCAGGATTTTTATCCACTAAGGAGATGGCTGAGTTGAACAGTAAGCTGGAATTGTTTATTAAGGAAAAGGTTCCGGCTTTAGCTGCTCAGCATGCTTTCTATGAAGATAAAAGTGATAGTTCTACCCTGAAGCAATTGTTTGAACTACACACGTATGATACTTTCTTTAAAGCATTACTGTACCAGCGTAAATTAAAAAAACTGGCAGAAGATATCCTGGGAGAAGAAGTGATCGCTCAGAATCTGGAGTATTTTAATAAGCCTGCCCGAATAGGCAAACCTACACCTCCACATCAGGATAACTATTATTTCATGCTAAGCCCACCCTCAGCAATCACCATGTGGCTGGCACTGGAAGATGTAGACGAAACTAATGGCTGTGTACGCTATGTCAGAGGTTCACACCTACAAGGAATGCGTCCTCATGTCAAAACAGAGGTATTCGGATTTTCTCAGGGCATTATCAATTATGGTAGGGAGGAAGACATAAAAAATGAGCTTGCTTTTCCAGCAAGTCCGGGAGACCTGCTCATCCACCACGCTATGACAGTACATCGCGCGGACGCTAACACACATCACTCCCGTTCACGCAAAGCCCTGGGCTTAGTATACTGGGGTAAATGCGTCGCGAAAGAAAATATGGAGATCAAAGAAGCTTATAAAAGGATTGTGGCTGATGAAATCAAGGCCAACGCCATTGAAAAGTCAAGTATATAA